In one Ignavibacteriales bacterium genomic region, the following are encoded:
- a CDS encoding TrpB-like pyridoxal phosphate-dependent enzyme yields MRDNKFTLHVKEMPDHWYNILPDLPVPLAPPIHPGTKQPINPEDLSAIFPMELIKQEMSPERFIEIPDEVLDIYSLSRPTPVIRAYRLEKYLDTPAKIYFKYEGANSSGSHKLNTSIAQAYYNKKAGIKKLVTETGAGQWGSALSMACNHFDLGCQVFMVKVSFQQKPYRKSLMQLYGAEVIPSPSVLTNAGRNVLAQFPDSPGSLGIAISEAVEIAGQREDTNYSLGSVLNHVLLHQTIIGEEAKLQMEMADDYPDVVIGCVGGGSNFGGISFSFLRDKINGNKKNLEVIAVEPSSCPTLTKGKFAYDFGDEAGFTPLLKMYTLGHNFVPAKIHAGGLRYHGASPIVSHLLDLGLIKAESYYQKEVFEAAKIFAQEEGIVPAPESAHALKSAIEYAKRCKESGDKKTILFNMSGHGLLDLGAYDAFLRNDLEDHEMTDEEIAGNLKDLPQVAV; encoded by the coding sequence ATGCGTGATAACAAATTCACTCTTCATGTTAAAGAGATGCCCGATCACTGGTATAATATTTTACCAGATCTACCAGTACCACTGGCACCACCAATTCATCCGGGAACTAAACAACCGATAAACCCGGAAGATCTTTCGGCAATTTTTCCAATGGAATTAATTAAACAAGAAATGAGTCCGGAAAGATTTATTGAAATTCCCGATGAAGTTTTAGATATTTATTCACTTAGTCGACCTACTCCCGTAATCCGTGCATACAGGCTGGAAAAGTATCTTGACACACCTGCAAAAATCTATTTCAAATACGAAGGAGCAAATTCCTCTGGCAGTCATAAACTCAATACTTCAATTGCACAGGCTTATTACAATAAAAAAGCAGGGATTAAAAAATTAGTAACTGAAACCGGGGCTGGGCAATGGGGCAGCGCTCTTTCGATGGCTTGTAATCATTTCGATTTGGGATGCCAGGTGTTTATGGTTAAAGTAAGTTTTCAACAAAAACCTTACAGAAAATCATTGATGCAGCTTTATGGTGCAGAAGTAATTCCAAGCCCTTCTGTATTAACAAATGCAGGAAGAAATGTATTAGCGCAATTTCCGGATTCACCAGGTTCGCTTGGAATTGCAATAAGCGAGGCAGTTGAAATAGCTGGACAGAGAGAGGATACAAATTATTCACTTGGAAGCGTTCTTAATCATGTTCTCTTACATCAAACGATAATTGGTGAGGAAGCAAAATTACAGATGGAAATGGCAGATGATTATCCTGATGTTGTAATTGGATGTGTAGGCGGCGGAAGTAATTTTGGTGGAATAAGTTTTTCATTTTTAAGAGATAAGATTAATGGCAACAAAAAGAATTTGGAAGTAATAGCAGTTGAACCTTCATCTTGTCCAACACTTACTAAAGGAAAATTTGCATATGATTTTGGTGATGAAGCTGGTTTTACACCACTATTAAAAATGTACACACTTGGGCATAATTTCGTTCCCGCAAAAATTCACGCCGGAGGATTACGCTATCACGGCGCATCACCAATCGTTTCTCACTTATTAGATCTTGGATTGATTAAAGCTGAATCTTATTACCAGAAAGAAGTTTTTGAAGCCGCAAAAATATTTGCACAGGAAGAAGGAATTGTTCCTGCACCAGAAAGTGCACATGCGCTTAAATCAGCCATTGAATATGCAAAGAGATGTAAAGAAAGTGGTGATAAAAAAACTATCCTGTTTAATATGTCGGGTCACGGACTACTGGATCTTGGCGCTTACGATGCATTCTTAAGAAATGATTTGGAAGATCATGAAATGACCGATGAAGAGATTGCAGGAAATTTGAAAGATTTGCCGCAAGTTGCTGTCTAA
- a CDS encoding T9SS type A sorting domain-containing protein, with protein sequence MPSKKIIFIIFFILISSTFPQQRFILKPNGQLSKLSTQKILKDKSSEVKQPAGFTDTISYRSFGGNFNTDFKFAGQDVIMQWFQAPANFIIKKIGFNCSSIEEFNMLEIKIYKLNLTKDEIISADTERWGYFISKGNGFNDINPFLEEASEPKTWIPFNNREYFCGDLLWELDQIPFSVHNDGNEKTYDWYTTGWMGYEPKLKTGDIFGIFLRNIYWFLDTMKIGVYSSKDAGYNGFKFYANGKKSSPGHPDTTTWGWWSEPYTFDIALAIDITGCEPPDVNHFTRLPSTLSTEPREVTVKVFWGCSDTIKTVYLIYSINDNNKWIEIPMTMDSEYTWKAKLPGQPPNTKVTYWIKGLFDNGNFARSVFWTYLIFAPTPNVNTLLVFDNPGSFFSDYFISKKYFGNDDFVNFTPRQFDHDIWCYGPLTTELVNYYDNILEIVPSTSGYYNDSVIVPWLKVNSNHNYFLAGQEWLGARYGFQDSTFSEGSFEYDILGITHSFNDVSYADNSGQKIPSRVFPQQGLLLGGPLYSLFNSQPTDSMICDPERISNYENWIDGYEILPDVQADMKVETRGIEGKSKVEIVPCASHRILTAGNRIAFLSYDPLSISSSPVKYWYGFSETAPQVQALKWFGIITNVQENTGTIPDQFSLSQNYPNPFNPTTSIKFRNTKLGFVSLKVYDILGRKVETLVNEAKQAGVYEVEFNASNLPSGIYFCQLKAGDFIQTKKMILLR encoded by the coding sequence ATGCCTTCAAAAAAAATAATATTCATAATCTTTTTCATTCTGATTAGTTCAACTTTTCCACAGCAAAGATTTATCCTTAAACCAAATGGTCAACTCAGCAAACTATCTACACAAAAAATCTTAAAAGATAAAAGTAGTGAAGTGAAACAACCTGCTGGATTTACTGATACAATATCTTATCGAAGTTTTGGCGGTAATTTTAATACTGATTTCAAATTTGCTGGGCAGGATGTAATAATGCAATGGTTCCAGGCACCTGCTAACTTCATAATAAAAAAAATTGGTTTTAACTGCTCTAGTATAGAAGAATTCAATATGCTAGAAATTAAAATATATAAATTGAATCTTACTAAAGACGAAATTATTTCTGCAGATACAGAAAGGTGGGGTTACTTTATTTCAAAGGGAAATGGATTTAATGATATTAACCCATTTTTGGAAGAGGCATCCGAACCAAAAACTTGGATACCATTTAATAACAGGGAGTACTTTTGTGGTGATCTATTATGGGAGTTAGATCAAATACCTTTTTCGGTCCATAATGATGGCAATGAGAAAACCTATGATTGGTATACTACCGGATGGATGGGTTATGAACCTAAATTAAAAACTGGAGATATCTTTGGAATCTTTTTACGAAATATATATTGGTTTTTAGATACAATGAAGATTGGTGTATATTCCTCAAAGGATGCTGGTTATAATGGATTTAAATTCTATGCTAACGGAAAAAAATCTTCACCCGGTCATCCAGACACTACCACTTGGGGTTGGTGGTCTGAACCATATACTTTTGATATTGCTTTGGCAATAGATATAACCGGCTGTGAACCACCAGATGTAAATCATTTTACTCGTTTACCATCTACTCTTTCAACAGAACCAAGAGAAGTTACTGTCAAAGTTTTTTGGGGATGCTCAGATACAATTAAAACTGTGTATTTAATCTATTCAATTAATGATAATAACAAATGGATTGAAATTCCAATGACAATGGATAGCGAGTATACCTGGAAAGCAAAATTGCCAGGACAACCACCAAATACTAAAGTTACTTACTGGATTAAGGGATTATTTGATAATGGAAATTTTGCAAGATCTGTTTTTTGGACGTACCTAATTTTTGCTCCAACACCTAATGTAAACACTTTGCTTGTCTTTGATAATCCTGGAAGTTTCTTCTCAGATTATTTTATTAGTAAAAAATATTTCGGTAACGATGATTTTGTTAATTTTACTCCGCGCCAATTTGATCACGATATTTGGTGTTACGGACCACTTACTACTGAGTTGGTAAATTATTATGACAACATCTTGGAAATTGTTCCTTCAACTTCCGGATATTACAATGACTCTGTAATTGTTCCATGGCTAAAAGTAAACTCAAATCATAATTATTTTCTGGCAGGACAGGAGTGGTTAGGTGCAAGATATGGCTTTCAGGATTCAACCTTTTCCGAAGGATCATTTGAATATGACATACTTGGTATTACTCATTCCTTTAATGATGTAAGTTATGCAGATAATTCTGGTCAAAAAATACCATCAAGAGTTTTTCCACAGCAAGGTTTATTATTAGGCGGACCTTTGTATTCTTTATTTAATTCTCAACCAACCGATTCAATGATCTGCGACCCAGAAAGAATTTCTAATTATGAAAACTGGATTGACGGTTATGAAATTTTACCGGATGTACAAGCTGATATGAAAGTAGAAACAAGAGGAATAGAAGGAAAATCAAAAGTTGAAATAGTTCCCTGCGCCTCGCATCGAATATTAACAGCAGGCAATAGAATCGCATTCTTATCGTACGATCCGCTTTCAATAAGTTCAAGTCCAGTTAAGTACTGGTACGGTTTCAGTGAAACTGCTCCACAGGTACAGGCTCTAAAGTGGTTTGGAATTATAACGAATGTTCAAGAAAATACTGGGACAATTCCTGATCAGTTTAGTTTATCGCAGAATTATCCAAATCCATTTAATCCAACTACCTCAATCAAATTTCGGAATACGAAATTGGGATTTGTGAGTTTGAAGGTTTATGATATACTTGGAAGAAAGGTAGAAACTCTTGTTAACGAAGCAAAGCAAGCTGGAGTTTATGAAGTTGAGTTTAATGCTTCCAATTTACCAAGTGGGATTTATTTTTGTCAGCTAAAAGCAGGAGATTTTATTCAAACAAAAAAAATGATTTTATTGCGCTAA